TAGAGACAAGAAATCTGTCTCCAAGTGCTTGCCATGCCCTTTGGATTCCTTATCCAGAATTAAGAGACAAAGAATAATGTTAATTATAACATTTATTCCCAATAATATCCCATAATTTATTCACAGACAGTAAGTAAAACATTTCGGAATACTCTTTTCAGGGACCTTTTCACTTCCTTGTTCCTTAAGGAATAGATTAACGAGTTCAGCATGGGTGAgacaatattatttaatatttgcacCATGGCACCAAGCAAGGGGTTGGGTGTGGACTTCAGGTAGATGATGATTACAGGTCCATAGGCACAGAGGATTGCAATGAGGTGAGCACTGCAGGTGGAGAAGGCTTTCTGCCTGCCCTCTGCTGAACGGATTCTCAATATGGCAATCCCAATGCGAGTGTAGCAGACACAGACACTGATCAAAAGTGTTAAAGCCAGAAAGCCAACATTTATGGAACACACCCTCTGGGCCAGGGCACTGTCAGTGCAAGCCAGGGGTAAAACAGCAGGAATGTCACAGAAGAAGTAGTCCACCTGATTGGGGCCACAGTAGGACAACTGAAAGGTAAAGGAGGTCAGAATGGTGGCATGAAGACAATCCACCAACCTGGCTACCACGACCAGGCTGACACAGACTTCAGGCTTCATGATGAGCATATACCTCAGTGGGTGACATATGGCAACAAAGCGATCACAGGACATTACAGAATAGAGGCAGCCTTCAGCAGAACCCAATAAGTGATAGAAGTAGAGCTGTGAAGCACATCCCTTGTAAGAAATGACTGGGTTCTGGCCAGAGAGATACAATAGCATCTTGGGACATGTTACGGATGGGAACAATATGTCAAAAATAGACAGGAGTCCCAAGAAGAAATACATAGATGTGTGAAGGGTAGAGGAAGAAA
The sequence above is a segment of the Theropithecus gelada isolate Dixy chromosome 14, Tgel_1.0, whole genome shotgun sequence genome. Coding sequences within it:
- the LOC112605978 gene encoding olfactory receptor 148-like, which codes for MRNHTLLNEFIRGIPQTEGLEAVLCAVFSFIYLFTLLGNLLILVAIVSSSTLHTSMYFFLGLLSIFDILFPSVTCPKMLLYLSGQNPVISYKGCASQLYFYHLLGSAEGCLYSVMSCDRFVAICHPLRYMLIMKPEVCVSLVVVARLVDCLHATILTSFTFQLSYCGPNQVDYFFCDIPAVLPLACTDSALAQRVCSINVGFLALTLLISVCVCYTRIGIAILRIRSAEGRQKAFSTCSAHLIAILCAYGPVIIIYLKSTPNPLLGAMVQILNNIVSPMLNSLIYSLRNKEVKRSLKRVFRNVLLTVCE